A region of Necator americanus strain Aroian chromosome I, whole genome shotgun sequence DNA encodes the following proteins:
- a CDS encoding hypothetical protein (NECATOR_CHRI.G296.T1) has translation MTCGSQLMYQISSHLRSAFTGTSDRIHIYDPAVTMENHRRPHTSYGFPSVMNVIFITPKLTLFVLPAAIHGSGNADPAVIVVIFGASRMDLVKKIQRTSSRKSCSTIQHQFITTGVSVSKNFPFLFLPCLFFTFIVDAVVSYKQPTSVLFSEDVCSTLFSLVTVYDVYTYRIGGSQKM, from the exons atgacttgcgggagtcagctgatgtatcaa ATCTCCTCACATCTCCGTTCTGCATTTACCGGCACTAGCGATCGTATTCATATCTACGATCCAGCTGTTACAATGGAAAATCACCGCCGTCCACACACTA GCTACGGTTTTCCGTCAGTTATGAACGTGATATTCATAACCCCGAAATTAACGCTATTTGTTCTACCTGCAGCTATTCACGGAAGCGGTAATGCTGATCCCGCAGTGATTGTTGTG ATTTTCGGGGCTAGCAGGATGGACTTGGTGAAGAAAATACAGAGGACGAGTTCCAGGAAGTCTTGCAGTACCATACAGCATCAGTTTATCACTACCGGCGTTTCTGTATCCAAGAacttcccttttcttttccttccgtGCCTTTTCTTCACCTTCATTGTCGATGCTGTCGTGTCATACAAGCAACCTACTTCGGTCCTGTTTTCGGAGGACGTATGTTCTACTCTGTTCTCACTCGTAACTGTGTATGATGTGTATACTTACCGGATCGGAGGATCTCAAAAGATGTAG
- a CDS encoding hypothetical protein (NECATOR_CHRI.G292.T1): MMWWRLISVAHVVLVLTIAAIMILPYALLCKRKKVQTIRTRKVGPSIRETKSNKESAMQYIQEPGKDVAKADADKKGCAEAKVAKNQSAERADKTQLTA, encoded by the exons ATGATGTGGTGGCGATTAATATCCGTTGCACACGTGGTTCTAGTGCTTACCATTGCTGCTATAATGATATTG CCGTATGCATTGCTTtgcaagaggaaaaaagttcaGACTATTAGAACTAGAAAAGTTGGTCCATCAATACGTGAG ACAAAATCAAACAAGGAAAGTGCTATGCAATATATCCAAG AACCAGGCAAGGATGTCGCTAAAGCAGATGCTGACAAAAAGGGGTGCGCAGAAGCAAAG gtTGCAAAGAATCAATCAGCGGAACGCGCTGATAAGACGCAGCTGACAGCTTGA
- a CDS encoding hypothetical protein (NECATOR_CHRI.G295.T2) encodes MRGLPARGRSRPKKLVRHRQQHPVRLATLNVGTLTGRSRELADSLRKRRVDICCVQETRWKGSKARELGDGYKLIYHGTSNRNGVGIILNESFRNSVTAVDRLSDRLMAVKVDTGEVELRVVSAYAPQMGCSEEEKACFWEDLEQYVQSLESEEVLLIGGDFNGHVGSRKDGFESCHGGYGYGARNDDGLRILEYAVASDLIIANTQYRKRKSHLITYTSGGRETQIDFWMLRRRDRRLLQDSEVIPTDHVAAQHHLLVMDLKISRPRKRHPRTETQRIKWWNLKDRKEVFFASVAPSTLPHPARSVEEMWLSTSSVIRLTAENTLGKTTLGKPKVQKATWFWNEEVQAAIREKKSKYKLWWRTRQPEDRGAYLAAKREAKKAVSKAKSDRYKAVYDMLDTREGERAVYRLVRARHRSTLDMEHTKIVKGADGAVLRRSGQILERWREYYNHLCNEEFCHPPIPTVPSVEGPVLPITAVEVSAALAKMKSNKATGPDDIPVDIWKLLGDRGSMWLATLFNKIVAEGRTPEVWQTSVTVPVWKGKGDIADCTSYRPIRLLCHTMKIFERVLEARLRKIVSVSLNQCGFVKDCSTIDAIHAVRILLEKHREKNRSVHLAFLDLEKAFDRVPHELLWMSMRSHRVPEEYVRWTKLLYAKPTSVVRCAVGTSRPFPVRVGVHQGSSLSPLLFILCMDTITEEIQKQHPWTLLFADDVMLASESRDDLQKQVQSWKDQLQQYGLRLNTSKTEYMECGPRIEDGSIRVDGTELNKVNCFKYLGSKVTSTGDIDQEGRARVNAAWMKWKMATGVLCDKKVPVRLKSKIYRTVVRPVALYGCECWPTTKALERVLHAMEMRMLRWTIGVTLKEKVSNDTVRSIFGVVPTTEKMKGARLRWFGHVLRREEDSVAKTALKLNVSGVRPRGRPKIRWLDRVKLDMIDARLCTADAMDRTKWKTRSRKADPATTRDKR; translated from the coding sequence atgcgagggctaccggctagaggacgaagccggccaaagaagttagtccgccatcgccagcaacatccagtgcgcttggcaacacttaacgttgggacgcttactggaagaagtcgtgaactggcagacagtctcagaaaacgccgtgttgacatatgttgtgtacaggagactcgctggaaaggctccaaggcaagggaattaggcgatggctacaagctgatctaccacggcacatcaaatcgcaacggcgttggtatcatattgaacgagtcgtttagaaatagcgtcacagcggtggatcgactatcggatcgcttgatggctgtaaaagtagatacaggagaagtagaattgcgagtcgtctctgcttatgcgccacagatgggctgtagtgaagaagagaaggcgtgcttttgggaagatctggagcagtacgtccaatccctggaaagcgaagaagtacttttaatcggaggagacttcaacggacatgtcggttcccggaaagacggattcgagagttgtcatggtggatacggctatggagctcgtaacgacgacgggttgcgaatcctggagtatgctgttgcaagtgacttgatcattgctaacacgcagtatcggaaaagaaaatcgcatttgatcacgtacaccagcggcggtcgtgaaacacaaatagatttctggatgttacgccgacgagatcgccgacttctgcaggattcagaagtcatccctacagatcatgtcgctgcccaacaccatctgctcgttatggacttgaaaatctcccgtccaaggaagagacatccaaggactgaaacacagcgcatcaaatggtggaatctgaaagatcgaaaggaggtatttttcgcgtccgtggctccatctacacttccccaccctgctcgtagtgtggaggaaatgtggttgtctacttccagcgttatacgcttgaccgcggaaaacactctgggaaagacgactctaggtaagccaaaggtacaaaaggctacgtggttttggaacgaggaagttcaggcggcaattcgtgagaagaagtccaagtataagctctggtggaggacgcgtcagcctgaagatcggggtgcttacctagcggcgaagagggaggctaagaaggcagtctccaaggcgaagtcggaccgctacaaggctgtgtacgacatgcttgataccagagaaggcgagcgggcagtgtatcgtttagtcagagcacgtcatcgctcaacgttggatatggagcacaccaagatcgttaagggagctgatggagccgttctgcgccgctctggtcagatcctggagaggtggcgagagtactacaatcacttgtgtaacgaagagttctgtcatcctcccatcccaaccgttcccagcgtcgagggtcctgttctaccaattactgccgtcgaagtcagtgctgccctcgcaaaaatgaagtcgaacaaggcaaccggtcctgatgacatacctgttgatatctggaagctgctaggagatcgagggtccatgtggctcgcaactctatttaacaagatcgttgcagaaggacggactccagaagtttggcaaacttccgtgaccgtgcctgtctggaaagggaaaggagacattgctgactgcacctcgtacaggcctatacgactgctctgccatacgatgaagatttttgagcgtgtcctggaagctcgtctgaggaaaattgttagcgtttcactcaaccagtgcggttttgtgaaggactgcagcactatagatgctatccatgctgtccgaatcctcctagagaaacatcgagagaagaaccgcagtgtgcatcttgcttttctcgatctcgagaaagctttcgaccgtgtcccacatgagctgttatggatgtccatgaggtcgcatagagtaccagaagaatatgtgaggtggacgaagctgctttacgcgaagcctaccagcgttgtacgatgtgctgttggaacaagcaggccattccctgtacgagtaggggtccatcagggttcatccctctcacctctgctgttcatactgtgcatggacacgataacggaggaaatccagaagcagcatccgtggactctactctttgccgacgatgtcatgctcgcgtcggagtctcgagatgatcttcagaaacaagtgcagtcttggaaggatcagctgcagcaatatggattgcgcctcaacacatcaaaaactgagtacatggagtgcggaccaaggatagaggatggttcaattcgtgttgatggcaccgaattaaacaaggtgaactgcttcaagtaccttggatccaaagtgacttccacaggcgacattgatcaagaaggtcgagcacgtgttaatgctgcatggatgaaatggaaaatggcaacaggggtactgtgcgacaagaaagtccctgttcgactgaagtcgaagatctacaggacggttgtgcgtcctgttgccctttacggatgcgagtgctggccgacaacgaaagccttggaaagagtgctgcacgctatggagatgcggatgttgaggtggacgataggtgtgacgctaaaagagaaagtatccaacgacactgtgcgctccatcttcggtgtcgtcccgacaactgagaagatgaagggggcgcgactgagatggtttggtcacgtattgcggcgggaggaagattctgttgccaaaaccgctctgaagctcaacgtttcaggagtgaggccgcgcgggaggccaaagattcgctggttagaccgtgtgaagctggatatgatagatgcacgtttgtgtacggctgatgcaatggatagaaccaaatggaagacaagaagcagaaaagcggaccctgcaacaacgcgggacaaacgctag
- a CDS encoding hypothetical protein (NECATOR_CHRI.G293.T1) translates to MCLLLVYSCIVFYSMSSLILLVQLSSLCGKKKPVGQQNQQEQEKQQKQEKQQSQSKETTSYSREKEQSASKVAKMSTSIQLKQEQPTQDESSGKVKSKSENPPKETQLNLKELQTTQRCDVVENEHVGGYLTAGPDDRAFTLLMPVVPVQNEESGSKSSFHVLDPLKDQSQWTQLEFVEVQPRKERDNGKELKAEAQA, encoded by the exons ATGTGCTTGCTACTCGTTTACAGTTGTATTGTATTCTACTCGATGTCTTCATTGATTCTGCTTGTGCAG CTGTCTTCATTATGCGGAAAAAAGAAG CCAGTAGGCCAACAGAATCAACaggaacaagaaaaacaacagaaacaagAGAAGCAGCAGAGTCAATCAAAAGAAACGACAAGTT ATTCTcgtgaaaaagaacaaagcgcTTCTAAAGTAGCAAAAATGTCTACTTCCATCCAGCTGAAACAAGAGCAACCGACCCAAGACGAGAGTTCAGGAAAAGTGAAGTCTAAATCCGAAAATCCGCCTAAAGAAACACAATTGAATCTCAAGGAGCTACAGACTACACAACGGTGTGATGTGGTCGAAAATGAACATGTG GGGGGATACCTAACAGCAGGACCAGACGACCGAGCATTCACTCTGCTTATGCCAGTAGTGCCAGTCCAG aacgaagAATCCGGCTCGAAGAGTTCTTTCCATGTGTTGGATCCTCTCAAAGATCAG AGTCAGTGGACACAGCTGGAGTTCGTTGAg GTACAACCGAGGAAGGAACGAGATAATGGAAAG gaGTTGAAAGCTGAGGCCCAAGCATGA
- a CDS encoding hypothetical protein (NECATOR_CHRI.G294.T1): MLILIALVVTALAQQPLSLKEYLEQPIREEAENLSGEAFAEFLNKRQSFFTAKYTPNALNILKMRVMESRFLDNEEGEMLKEEDMDFSEEIPVSFDARDKWPKCTSIGFIRDQSHCGSCWAVSSAETMSDRLCVQSNGTIKVLLSDTDILACCPNCGAGCGGGHTIRAWEYFKNTGVCTGGLYGTKDSCKPYAFYPCKDESYGKCPKDPFPTPKCRKICQYKYNKKYADDKYYANSAYRIPQNETWIKLEIMRNGPVTASFRIYPDFGFYEKGVYVTSGGRELGGHAIKIIGWGTEKVNGTDLPYWLIANSWGTDWGENNGYFRILRGQNHCQIEQKVIAGMIKVPQPKSAGPPLQPNPSS; encoded by the exons ATGTTAATTCTTATTGCTCTGGTGGTGACGGCGTTGGCTCAACAGCCGCTTTCACTAA AGGAGTATCTGGAACAGCCGATACGAGAGGAGGCAGAGAATCTTTCCGGAGAAGCGTTTGCGGAGTTTCTGAACAAACGACAATCGTTTTTCACG GCTAAGTACACGCCAAATGCTTTAAACATTCTTAAAATGCGTGTGATGGAATCGAGATTCCTGGACAATGAAGAAGGTGAAATGCTAAAAGAGGAGGACATGGATTTCAGTGAAGAAATTCCTGTTAG TTTTGATGCTCGAGACAAATGGCCCAAATGCACCTCCATAGGATTTATCCGTGATCAATCACACTGTG GTTCATGCTGGGCAGTATCGTCAGCAGAAACGATGTCAGATCGACTCTGCGTGCAATCAAACGGTACAATTAAG GTACTTCTATCCGATACGGACATCCTTGCCTGTTGCCCGAATTGTGGTGCTGG ATGTGGAGGAGGCCATACAATTCGAGCGTGGGAATATTTTAAGAACACAGGCGTTTGCACTGGCGGACTATATGGAACAAAG GATTCCTGCAAACCATACGCTTTCTATCCATGCAAAGACGAAAGTTACGGAAAGTGCCCCAAGGATCCTTTTCCAACACCAAAATGTCGAAAAATTTGTCAGTATAAATACAATAAGAAATACGCCGACGACAAATACTACG CGAATTCCGCATATCGAATTCCACAGAATGAGACGTGGATCAAATTGGAGATCATGAGAAACGGGCCTGTGACAGCATCATTCAGGATTTATCCGGATTTTGGGTTTTACGAAAAAGGAGTTTATGtg ACTTCAGGCGGAAGGGAACTAGGTGGGCACGCGATTAAAATCATTGGATGGGGAACGGAAAAAGTAAACGGAACTGACCTACCTTACTGGTTGATTGCTAACTCTTGGGGTACTGACTGGGGAGAGAATAACG GCTACTTCCGCATACTTCGCGGACAAAATCACTGCCAAATAGAACAGAAAGTTATCGCCGGCATGATAAAAGTACCACAACCGAAATCCGCCGGTCCACCACTTCAACCCAATCCTTCAAGCTGA
- a CDS encoding hypothetical protein (NECATOR_CHRI.G295.T1) gives MCSSEARAYPRSDAHCPRPGNVANMRGLPARGRSRPKKLVRHRQQHPVRLATLNVGTLTGRSRELADSLRKRRVDICCVQETRWKGSKARELGDGYKLIYHGTSNRNGVGIILNESFRNSVTAVDRLSDRLMAVKVDTGEVELRVVSAYAPQMGCSEEEKACFWEDLEQYVQSLESEEVLLIGGDFNGHVGSRKDGFESCHGGYGYGARNDDGLRILEYAVASDLIIANTQYRKRKSHLITYTSGGRETQIDFWMLRRRDRRLLQDSEVIPTDHVAAQHHLLVMDLKISRPRKRHPRTETQRIKWWNLKDRKEVFFASVAPSTLPHPARSVEEMWLSTSSVIRLTAENTLGKTTLGKPKVQKATWFWNEEVQAAIREKKSKYKLWWRTRQPEDRGAYLAAKREAKKAVSKAKSDRYKAVYDMLDTREGERAVYRLVRARHRSTLDMEHTKIVKGADGAVLRRSGQILERWREYYNHLCNEEFCHPPIPTVPSVEGPVLPITAVEVSAALAKMKSNKATGPDDIPVDIWKLLGDRGSMWLATLFNKIVAEGRTPEVWQTSVTVPVWKGKGDIADCTSYRPIRLLCHTMKIFERVLEARLRKIVSVSLNQCGFVKDCSTIDAIHAVRILLEKHREKNRSVHLAFLDLEKAFDRVPHELLWMSMRSHRVPEEYVRWTKLLYAKPTSVVRCAVGTSRPFPVRVGVHQGSSLSPLLFILCMDTITEEIQKQHPWTLLFADDVMLASESRDDLQKQVQSWKDQLQQYGLRLNTSKTEYMECGPRIEDGSIRVDGTELNKVNCFKYLGSKVTSTGDIDQEGRARVNAAWMKWKMATGVLCDKKVPVRLKSKIYRTVVRPVALYGCECWPTTKALERVLHAMEMRMLRWTIGVTLKEKVSNDTVRSIFGVVPTTEKMKGARLRWFGHVLRREEDSVAKTALKLNVSGVRPRGRPKIRWLDRVKLDMIDARLCTADAMDRTKWKTRSRKADPATTRDKR, from the coding sequence atgtgttcttcagaagctagggcgtaccccagaagcgacgcgcattgtcctcgcccgggcaatgtggcaaatatgcgagggctaccggctagaggacgaagccggccaaagaagttagtccgccatcgccagcaacatccagtgcgcttggcaacacttaacgttgggacgcttactggaagaagtcgtgaactggcagacagtctcagaaaacgccgtgttgacatatgttgtgtacaggagactcgctggaaaggctccaaggcaagggaattaggcgatggctacaagctgatctaccacggcacatcaaatcgcaacggcgttggtatcatattgaacgagtcgtttagaaatagcgtcacagcggtggatcgactatcggatcgcttgatggctgtaaaagtagatacaggagaagtagaattgcgagtcgtctctgcttatgcgccacagatgggctgtagtgaagaagagaaggcgtgcttttgggaagatctggagcagtacgtccaatccctggaaagcgaagaagtacttttaatcggaggagacttcaacggacatgtcggttcccggaaagacggattcgagagttgtcatggtggatacggctatggagctcgtaacgacgacgggttgcgaatcctggagtatgctgttgcaagtgacttgatcattgctaacacgcagtatcggaaaagaaaatcgcatttgatcacgtacaccagcggcggtcgtgaaacacaaatagatttctggatgttacgccgacgagatcgccgacttctgcaggattcagaagtcatccctacagatcatgtcgctgcccaacaccatctgctcgttatggacttgaaaatctcccgtccaaggaagagacatccaaggactgaaacacagcgcatcaaatggtggaatctgaaagatcgaaaggaggtatttttcgcgtccgtggctccatctacacttccccaccctgctcgtagtgtggaggaaatgtggttgtctacttccagcgttatacgcttgaccgcggaaaacactctgggaaagacgactctaggtaagccaaaggtacaaaaggctacgtggttttggaacgaggaagttcaggcggcaattcgtgagaagaagtccaagtataagctctggtggaggacgcgtcagcctgaagatcggggtgcttacctagcggcgaagagggaggctaagaaggcagtctccaaggcgaagtcggaccgctacaaggctgtgtacgacatgcttgataccagagaaggcgagcgggcagtgtatcgtttagtcagagcacgtcatcgctcaacgttggatatggagcacaccaagatcgttaagggagctgatggagccgttctgcgccgctctggtcagatcctggagaggtggcgagagtactacaatcacttgtgtaacgaagagttctgtcatcctcccatcccaaccgttcccagcgtcgagggtcctgttctaccaattactgccgtcgaagtcagtgctgccctcgcaaaaatgaagtcgaacaaggcaaccggtcctgatgacatacctgttgatatctggaagctgctaggagatcgagggtccatgtggctcgcaactctatttaacaagatcgttgcagaaggacggactccagaagtttggcaaacttccgtgaccgtgcctgtctggaaagggaaaggagacattgctgactgcacctcgtacaggcctatacgactgctctgccatacgatgaagatttttgagcgtgtcctggaagctcgtctgaggaaaattgttagcgtttcactcaaccagtgcggttttgtgaaggactgcagcactatagatgctatccatgctgtccgaatcctcctagagaaacatcgagagaagaaccgcagtgtgcatcttgcttttctcgatctcgagaaagctttcgaccgtgtcccacatgagctgttatggatgtccatgaggtcgcatagagtaccagaagaatatgtgaggtggacgaagctgctttacgcgaagcctaccagcgttgtacgatgtgctgttggaacaagcaggccattccctgtacgagtaggggtccatcagggttcatccctctcacctctgctgttcatactgtgcatggacacgataacggaggaaatccagaagcagcatccgtggactctactctttgccgacgatgtcatgctcgcgtcggagtctcgagatgatcttcagaaacaagtgcagtcttggaaggatcagctgcagcaatatggattgcgcctcaacacatcaaaaactgagtacatggagtgcggaccaaggatagaggatggttcaattcgtgttgatggcaccgaattaaacaaggtgaactgcttcaagtaccttggatccaaagtgacttccacaggcgacattgatcaagaaggtcgagcacgtgttaatgctgcatggatgaaatggaaaatggcaacaggggtactgtgcgacaagaaagtccctgttcgactgaagtcgaagatctacaggacggttgtgcgtcctgttgccctttacggatgcgagtgctggccgacaacgaaagccttggaaagagtgctgcacgctatggagatgcggatgttgaggtggacgataggtgtgacgctaaaagagaaagtatccaacgacactgtgcgctccatcttcggtgtcgtcccgacaactgagaagatgaagggggcgcgactgagatggtttggtcacgtattgcggcgggaggaagattctgttgccaaaaccgctctgaagctcaacgtttcaggagtgaggccgcgcgggaggccaaagattcgctggttagaccgtgtgaagctggatatgatagatgcacgtttgtgtacggctgatgcaatggatagaaccaaatggaagacaagaagcagaaaagcggaccctgcaacaacgcgggacaaacgctag
- a CDS encoding hypothetical protein (NECATOR_CHRI.G293.T2), translating to MSSLILLVQLSSLCGKKKPVGQQNQQEQEKQQKQEKQQSQSKETTSYSREKEQSASKVAKMSTSIQLKQEQPTQDESSGKVKSKSENPPKETQLNLKELQTTQRCDVVENEHVGGYLTAGPDDRAFTLLMPVVPVQNEESGSKSSFHVLDPLKDQSQWTQLEFVEVQPRKERDNGKELKAEAQA from the exons ATGTCTTCATTGATTCTGCTTGTGCAG CTGTCTTCATTATGCGGAAAAAAGAAG CCAGTAGGCCAACAGAATCAACaggaacaagaaaaacaacagaaacaagAGAAGCAGCAGAGTCAATCAAAAGAAACGACAAGTT ATTCTcgtgaaaaagaacaaagcgcTTCTAAAGTAGCAAAAATGTCTACTTCCATCCAGCTGAAACAAGAGCAACCGACCCAAGACGAGAGTTCAGGAAAAGTGAAGTCTAAATCCGAAAATCCGCCTAAAGAAACACAATTGAATCTCAAGGAGCTACAGACTACACAACGGTGTGATGTGGTCGAAAATGAACATGTG GGGGGATACCTAACAGCAGGACCAGACGACCGAGCATTCACTCTGCTTATGCCAGTAGTGCCAGTCCAG aacgaagAATCCGGCTCGAAGAGTTCTTTCCATGTGTTGGATCCTCTCAAAGATCAG AGTCAGTGGACACAGCTGGAGTTCGTTGAg GTACAACCGAGGAAGGAACGAGATAATGGAAAG gaGTTGAAAGCTGAGGCCCAAGCATGA